A stretch of Ipomoea triloba cultivar NCNSP0323 chromosome 13, ASM357664v1 DNA encodes these proteins:
- the LOC116001386 gene encoding S-adenosylmethionine decarboxylase proenzyme-like, which yields MKDTIFREDLEDEERRRVVAMDVEEPSPPPLLPIEGAALSTIHVTPEDGFSYASFEAVGYDLEAVKLSTMIERALGCFEPSEFSIAVHADVAGKLLDQNCSLDVKGYCLGEKSVEEFGVGCGSVIYQKFCGAAFTCCGSPKSVLQSCWKQEDKEEKQ from the exons ATGAAAGATACGATTTTTAGGGAGGATTTGGAGGACGAGGAAAGGCGGCGGGTGGTGGCGATGGATGTGGAGGAACCGTCGCCGCCGCCGCTCTTGCCG ATCGAAGGAGCTGCGCTCTCTACCATTCACGTGACACCAGAAGACGGTTTTAGTTATGCGAGCTTTGAAGCTGTTGGATACGATCTGGAAGCGGTGAAACTATCAACGATGATCGAGAGGGCGTTGGGATGTTTTGAACCGAGTGAGTTTTCTATTGCTGTTCATGCTGATGTTGCTGGTAAGCTGCTCGACCAGAATTGCTCTCTCGATGTTAAAGGGTATTGCCTCGGGGAGAAAAGCGTTGAAGAGTTTGGGGTTGGCTGTGGTTCTGTTATCTACCAGAAGTTTTGTGGGGCTGCTTTTACCTGTTGTGGTTCACCGAAGTCTGTTCTTCAAAGCTGCTGGAAACAGGAAGATAAAGAAGAAAAGCAGTAG
- the LOC116001740 gene encoding cytochrome P450 82A3-like, translated as MADKYGPIFRMRLGSQPVVVVSDSIVAKECFKEKDKELATRPKFMAAEIMGYNYSMVAIAPYGEYWREIRKIVLLEMLSNRRIEMLRKVRESHVRKAINRTFDHWSHNKDPTSGAVVVDMSQWFSRLIMNISIAMLFGEEEVAEESQLLKSIRSFLELFGEMPVSDFIPWLRWMDLGGYEKAMRKTAEEMDSAADRWLKEHRRKRNLKSKEEEDFMDAMLSLFDASSNQTHPLGLDNDVIIKSTCLTLLVAATDTTSITLIWALSLVLNNYDVLRMIQGELDTKIGKHSGIEESDTNQLIYFQAVVKETLRLHPPGPLFIPHEAIEDCTINGYHIQKGSRVIPNLAKIHRDPKVWVDPNEFRPERFLTTHKDIDVWGNNFEIIPFGSGRRMCPGITLGLHIVHLTLASLIQSFDMKRPSIEPIDMTESPGLTSPKATPLHVLLIPRLASDLYD; from the exons ATGGCGGATAAATACGGCCCTATTTTTCGAATGAGACTGGGTTCACAACCAGTCGTGGTGGTGAGCGATTCGATAGTTGCTAAGGAATGTTTCAAGGAAAAAGACAAGGAGCTGGCAACGCGGCCCAAATTCATGGCAGCTGAAATCATGGGCTACAACTACTCCATGGTTGCGATTGCCCCATACGGGGAGTACTGGCGTGAAATCAGAAAGATTGTCCTGCTTGAGATGCTCTCTAATCGTAGAATTGAGATGTTAAGGAAGGTGAGGGAATCCCATGTAAGAAAAGCCATCAATCGTACCTTTGATCACTGGTCACACAACAAGGATCCAACTTCTGGGGCGGTGGTAGTGGATATGAGCCAATGGTTTTCGAGGTTGATTATGAATATCTCCATAGCCATGCTTTTCGGGGAGGAAGAAGTGGCAGAAGAAAGCCAACTGTTGAAGTCCATTAGGAGCTTTCTTGAGCTGTTTGGAGAGATGCCAGTGTCAGATTTTATTCCATGGCTGAGATGGATGGACTTGGGAGGGTACGAGAAGGCTATGAGGAAGACTGCTGAGGAAATGGATTCTGCTGCAGATAGGTGGCTTAAGGAgcacagaagaaaaagaaatttgaaatctaaagaagaagaagactttaTGGATGCCATGCTTTCTCTATTTGATGCTTCATCCAACCAAACTCATCCTCTtggacttgataatgatgtcaTTATCAAATCTACTTGCTTG ACCTTGCTTGTAGCTGCCACCGATACAACTAGCATAACATTGATATGGGCTCTTTCCTTAGTTCTGAACAATTATGATGTGTTGAGGATGATCCAAGGTGAACTAGACACCAAGATTGGAAAACATAGTGGCATTGAGGAATCTGACACAAATCAGTTGATTTACTTCCAAGCTGTTGTGAAAGAAACATTACGTTTACATCCACCAGGTCCACTCTTTATACCCCATGAGGCTATAGAAGACTGCACCATTAATGGCTACCACATTCAGAAAGGCAGTCGTGTAATACCAAACCTTGCAAAGATTCATCGCGATCCAAAGGTGTGGGTCGACCCTAATGAGTTTAGGCCAGAGAGATTCTTGACTACTCATAAAGATATTGATGTCTGGGGCAATAATTTTGAGATAATTCCGTTTGGTAGTGGTCGAAGAATGTGTCCAGGTATAACTCTGGGTTTACATATTGTGCACTTGACACTTGCTAGCTTGATTCAAAGCTTTGATATGAAACGACCATCCATAGAGCCAATTGATATGACAGAAAGCCCAGGATTAACTAGCCCCAAGGCCACTCCACTCCATGTTCTCCTAATACCACGCTTGGCTTcagatttgtatgattaa